One window from the genome of Myxococcota bacterium encodes:
- a CDS encoding ferrous iron transporter B, with product MTAAVELVDRPVRVALVGAPNAGKTTLFNALTGSSARVGNYPGVTVERREGRLRNSERAVRVLDLPGTYSVVGETPDEQIVEKVLAGRLAGEPELDGIVAVVDATTLRRGLGLVRELLKRGRPTALVLTMIDEVRARGGKLEPAKLSHLLGIPVLGVVGHRGVGMDPLFRILQEPWRWSRPNALPPADDVESRFAWVDDVCEQIGASDLQPDSRSDRIDRALLHPVVGVAVFGLVMLLLFQSIFSWAVPAMDGIDAAFGALARAARDHLPASWVTDLLSDGVISGVGAVLVFLPQIVILFTFIHLLQDVGYMARAAFVVDRVMGWVGLQGRSFVPLLSCYACAVPGIMAARTIQSPRERLATILVSPFMTCSARLPVYTLLIAAFVPRTALFGVVGLQGLVMFGLYALGVATALGSAALLSSTLLRGKPSVFYMELPPYRWPTARVLGKQVWHSARAFLKRAGTMILATSIVLWGLLSFPRAAPDPARSEAETARANLEASAAARLGHAIEPAIAPLGFDWKIGVGLIASLAAREVIVATLAQTYAVASKDDFNGLRDALRSDVDPRSGRHVFGLPVALALCVFFVFALQCTSTVVVMARETGSWRWPALAFGYMLALAWTASFVTYQVASRLAA from the coding sequence ATGACTGCCGCCGTAGAGCTCGTCGATCGCCCCGTGCGGGTCGCGCTGGTCGGCGCGCCCAACGCCGGCAAGACCACACTCTTCAACGCGCTCACCGGCTCGAGCGCGCGCGTCGGCAACTACCCGGGAGTCACCGTGGAGCGCCGCGAGGGCAGGCTCCGCAACTCCGAGCGCGCGGTGCGCGTGCTCGACCTGCCCGGCACCTACAGCGTGGTCGGCGAGACACCCGACGAGCAGATCGTCGAGAAGGTGCTCGCGGGCCGGCTCGCGGGGGAGCCCGAGCTCGACGGCATCGTGGCGGTGGTCGACGCGACCACGCTACGGCGTGGGCTCGGCCTGGTGCGCGAGCTCTTGAAGCGCGGGCGCCCCACGGCGCTCGTGCTCACCATGATCGACGAGGTGCGCGCGCGCGGCGGCAAGCTCGAGCCGGCGAAGCTGTCTCACCTGCTCGGCATCCCCGTGCTCGGCGTGGTGGGTCACCGCGGCGTCGGCATGGACCCGCTGTTCCGCATCCTGCAGGAGCCGTGGCGCTGGTCGCGGCCGAACGCGCTGCCGCCCGCCGACGACGTCGAGTCGCGCTTCGCCTGGGTCGACGACGTGTGCGAGCAGATCGGCGCGAGTGACTTGCAGCCCGACTCGCGCAGCGACCGCATCGACCGCGCGCTGCTGCACCCGGTGGTCGGCGTCGCGGTCTTCGGCCTGGTCATGCTCCTGCTCTTCCAGAGCATCTTCTCGTGGGCGGTGCCGGCGATGGACGGGATCGACGCGGCCTTCGGAGCGCTCGCGCGCGCGGCACGCGACCACCTGCCCGCGAGCTGGGTCACCGACCTGCTCTCCGACGGCGTGATCTCGGGCGTGGGCGCGGTGCTCGTGTTCCTGCCGCAGATCGTGATCCTGTTCACGTTCATCCACCTGCTGCAGGACGTGGGCTACATGGCGCGCGCGGCGTTCGTGGTCGACCGGGTCATGGGCTGGGTCGGCCTGCAGGGCCGGAGCTTCGTGCCGCTGCTCTCGTGCTACGCCTGCGCCGTGCCGGGCATCATGGCCGCGCGCACCATCCAGTCACCGCGCGAGAGACTCGCCACGATCCTGGTGTCTCCGTTCATGACCTGCTCGGCGCGCTTGCCCGTGTACACGCTGCTCATCGCCGCGTTCGTGCCGCGCACGGCGCTGTTCGGCGTCGTGGGCCTGCAGGGGCTGGTGATGTTCGGGCTGTACGCGCTCGGGGTGGCGACGGCGCTCGGCTCCGCCGCGCTGCTCTCCTCGACCCTGCTGCGCGGCAAGCCGTCGGTGTTCTACATGGAGCTCCCGCCCTACCGCTGGCCCACGGCGCGGGTCCTCGGCAAGCAGGTGTGGCACAGCGCGCGCGCCTTCCTGAAGCGCGCCGGCACGATGATCCTGGCGACGTCGATCGTGCTCTGGGGCCTGCTCTCGTTCCCGCGCGCGGCCCCCGACCCGGCGCGCAGCGAGGCCGAGACCGCGCGCGCGAACCTCGAGGCGAGCGCCGCGGCGCGGCTCGGCCACGCGATCGAGCCGGCGATCGCGCCCCTAGGCTTCGACTGGAAGATCGGCGTCGGTCTGATCGCGAGCCTCGCCGCGCGCGAGGTGATCGTCGCCACGCTCGCACAGACCTACGCGGTCGCGAGCAAGGACGACTTCAACGGCCTGCGCGACGCGCTGCGCTCCGACGTCGACCCGCGCAGCGGCCGGCACGTGTTCGGGCTGCCGGTCGCGCTCGCCCTCTGCGTGTTCTTCGTGTTCGCGCTGCAGTGCACGTCGACCGTGGTCGTCATGGCGCGCGAGACCGGGAGCTGGCGCTGGCCCGCGCTCGCGTTTGGCTACATGCTCGCGCTCGCCTGGACCGCGAGCTTCGTGACCTATCAGGTCGCGAGCCGGCTCGCCGCCTAG
- a CDS encoding 3'(2'),5'-bisphosphate nucleotidase CysQ codes for MSFEREARVACEAAQAGGEVVARHARALVREAREKSHDNPVTAADLEANTAICERLQAAFPDDALLSEETSDRLDRLARERVWIVDPLDGTKEFVEGVPQYAVSIALAVRGRPVAGCVYDPSTGESFWAAAGAGARLGATPIGVSRERSLAKAVVLSSRTEMKRGQVEPFRPWVARLEPVGSVALKLAWIAAGRADLWVSAAPKSEWDVCAGDLLVREAGGVFRELERGERTYNQSDVLLQPLMAAGPEELVREFARRACPA; via the coding sequence GTGAGCTTCGAGCGCGAGGCGCGGGTGGCGTGCGAGGCCGCCCAGGCCGGCGGTGAAGTGGTGGCGCGCCACGCGCGGGCGCTGGTGCGCGAAGCGCGCGAGAAGTCACACGACAACCCTGTGACCGCCGCCGACCTCGAGGCCAACACGGCCATCTGCGAGCGACTGCAGGCGGCGTTTCCGGACGACGCGCTGCTCTCCGAGGAGACTTCCGATCGCCTCGACCGCCTGGCACGGGAGCGCGTGTGGATCGTCGACCCGCTCGACGGCACCAAGGAGTTCGTCGAGGGCGTGCCGCAGTACGCGGTCTCGATCGCGCTGGCCGTGCGCGGCCGGCCCGTCGCCGGCTGCGTGTACGACCCGTCGACGGGCGAGTCGTTCTGGGCCGCGGCCGGCGCCGGCGCGCGCCTGGGCGCGACACCGATCGGTGTATCGCGCGAGCGCTCGCTCGCCAAGGCGGTCGTGCTCTCGAGCCGCACCGAGATGAAGCGCGGCCAGGTCGAGCCGTTCCGGCCGTGGGTCGCCCGGCTCGAGCCGGTGGGCTCGGTCGCGCTGAAGCTGGCCTGGATCGCCGCGGGCCGCGCCGACCTGTGGGTCTCGGCCGCGCCCAAGAGCGAGTGGGACGTGTGCGCGGGCGACTTGCTCGTGCGCGAGGCGGGGGGAGTTTTCCGCGAGCTCGAGCGCGGCGAGCGGACCTACAACCAGAGCGACGTGCTCCTGCAGCCGCTCATGGCCGCGGGGCCGGAAGAGCTGGTGCGCGAGTTCGCGAGGCGCGCGTGCCCGGCCTGA
- a CDS encoding FG-GAP-like repeat-containing protein: MLELHFANAKATTQSDGELLFQAANGHTLHLGALRAKDAESRALDARFELAGGDRLRVVVVDSGASYPVTVDPLLSSTFDTTLQTSEDTGFFARRLAVGDLNGDGYADVVIGDPIYDVSEIAEGAAFVFNGGPSGIANGGPATANAVLRGLNPTTELGFFVTTCDLNGDGYADVAVTALDNTVSPTLSQVLVFPGGALGVQNGNPGTAQSVVQSSVGIGKTACAGDVNGDGYEDLILSTSESGVGNAYVFQGGPSGIPSGSLSGAVTHLTGASPDFGATSSAGDVNGDGYDDVIVGADDVSSFAGAAYIFEGSASGIASGPASSAATLLSGSSANLKLGLSVASAGDVNGDGYADVIVGSANGAFVFEGGPSGIASGGSSSAATTLQGNPADAFGVAVGAGDVNGDGYSDVVVGGNAFSMLGGEGAFWVFLGGPSGVASHAPQNFFAYAQLVGTVRGERLGTAVATGDVNGDGYADVISGGPSVVRGQALGQAVISLGGAGGLVNGGISVASSTILSGQAGAQLGYQVVDAGDLNGDGFDDIAVGAPYYDMGDPNEGIVLVFNGSGTGLPAALGPSSANAVIRGNQVGLLLGGAIAAAGDVNGDGYGDLLLGASGVGASSPGSGGEALLYLGSATGVPAAASPANASAEITSDLTGAGLGFAVAGIGDVNGDGFSDIAISAPLYDSANSGGAVFVFEGSLAGIGSGSTATASAKLVGGQPGILFGSSIAGAGDVNGDGFSDLTVGSAFYSDPETDEGAVLVFHGSATGISSGSLASANTKIESNVTGVLLGQDALASAGDFNGDGYDDLLIGSTTWVGPGSNKGEVFLYRGGASGIPSGSLANADATFQGADSGAGLGGAASNIGDVNSDGFPDLAFGAVGEPPGSPEGAVYVLLGNHPFAPSWTMLSGVTAGPPNKGPLFGFSVAGVDANGDGYSDLLVGAPTILVGAGSPGAAYLFYGNQLDPGRAVRLRQRRADTASAQLAPLGRAVTNGFSAEVTAWGPNGRGRVAATFQACPRGTPFGGVSCTSLTTPYSAVTASPPTALLTTTFSGLAANTLYHWRARLLYADATGVTPAFPSHGPWHTPGARAALEDVRTGADTDGDGVPDAVDNCPLVQNPGQQDTGGLGAGSPPDKIGDACQCGSVAGDGHVDASDVAAYRAALANPSGAPLTPAAQTRCRLLGRTGGCDVRQVTALRRAIASPSLAPIQSGPAAQFCVAALGS, encoded by the coding sequence GTGCTCGAGCTCCACTTCGCGAATGCGAAGGCGACCACGCAGAGTGATGGCGAGCTGCTGTTTCAGGCTGCAAACGGCCACACGCTGCACTTGGGCGCGCTGCGCGCGAAGGACGCGGAGAGCCGAGCCCTCGATGCCCGTTTCGAGCTCGCCGGCGGTGACCGCTTGCGCGTCGTCGTCGTTGACTCCGGCGCGAGCTATCCCGTGACCGTCGATCCGCTCCTGTCGAGCACGTTCGACACGACCCTGCAGACCAGCGAAGACACCGGGTTCTTCGCGAGGAGACTGGCGGTGGGAGACCTGAACGGTGACGGCTATGCCGACGTGGTGATCGGCGATCCGATCTACGACGTGAGTGAAATTGCGGAAGGCGCCGCGTTCGTGTTCAACGGCGGCCCTTCCGGGATCGCGAACGGCGGTCCAGCCACCGCCAACGCCGTGCTCCGCGGCTTGAATCCGACCACAGAACTCGGCTTTTTTGTCACGACGTGCGATCTCAACGGCGATGGCTACGCCGACGTCGCCGTCACCGCTCTGGACAACACGGTCTCGCCCACCTTGTCGCAGGTCCTCGTCTTTCCGGGTGGCGCCCTCGGTGTCCAGAACGGGAATCCGGGCACCGCGCAGTCCGTGGTCCAGAGCTCCGTGGGCATAGGGAAGACTGCGTGTGCAGGCGACGTGAACGGGGACGGGTACGAAGACCTGATCTTGAGCACGTCGGAAAGCGGAGTCGGCAACGCCTACGTGTTCCAGGGCGGGCCCTCCGGCATCCCGAGCGGATCGCTCTCCGGCGCGGTGACACACCTGACCGGCGCCAGCCCCGACTTCGGCGCGACCTCGAGCGCCGGGGACGTGAACGGGGACGGCTACGACGATGTGATCGTCGGGGCGGACGACGTGTCCTCGTTCGCGGGGGCCGCTTACATCTTCGAAGGGAGCGCGAGTGGAATCGCGAGCGGCCCGGCCTCGAGCGCAGCGACGCTTCTCTCGGGAAGTAGTGCGAACCTCAAGCTCGGCTTGTCAGTCGCGAGCGCAGGCGACGTGAACGGCGACGGCTACGCAGACGTCATCGTGGGCAGTGCGAACGGAGCCTTCGTGTTCGAGGGGGGACCGTCGGGGATCGCGAGCGGAGGATCGAGCTCTGCCGCCACCACGCTCCAGGGAAACCCCGCCGATGCTTTCGGAGTTGCCGTCGGCGCGGGCGATGTGAACGGCGACGGGTACTCGGACGTCGTGGTCGGTGGGAATGCGTTCTCGATGCTCGGCGGCGAAGGCGCGTTCTGGGTCTTCCTCGGTGGGCCGTCGGGTGTCGCATCGCACGCGCCGCAGAATTTCTTCGCCTATGCACAGTTGGTCGGCACGGTGCGAGGGGAACGACTCGGGACAGCAGTCGCGACGGGGGACGTGAACGGTGATGGCTACGCGGACGTGATCTCTGGCGGGCCGAGCGTTGTCCGGGGCCAGGCTCTTGGCCAGGCCGTCATCTCGCTCGGCGGGGCCGGGGGCCTCGTGAACGGCGGCATCTCGGTCGCGAGCTCAACGATCTTGTCCGGCCAAGCCGGCGCGCAGCTCGGCTACCAGGTGGTCGACGCAGGTGACCTGAACGGCGACGGCTTCGACGACATCGCGGTGGGTGCGCCCTACTACGACATGGGCGACCCCAACGAGGGCATCGTGCTCGTGTTCAACGGCTCCGGGACCGGTCTGCCTGCAGCGCTCGGCCCCTCCAGCGCGAACGCGGTCATCCGCGGCAACCAGGTCGGCCTCCTCTTGGGAGGCGCGATCGCGGCGGCGGGCGACGTGAACGGCGACGGCTACGGCGACCTGCTCCTCGGGGCATCGGGTGTCGGGGCTTCGAGCCCGGGCTCCGGCGGCGAGGCGCTTCTGTATCTCGGCAGCGCGACGGGGGTTCCGGCAGCCGCCTCGCCTGCGAATGCCTCGGCGGAGATCACCTCCGACCTCACCGGAGCAGGCCTCGGCTTCGCGGTCGCGGGAATCGGCGACGTGAATGGCGACGGCTTCTCGGACATCGCCATCAGCGCCCCCTTGTACGACAGCGCGAACAGCGGCGGTGCGGTGTTCGTGTTCGAGGGCAGCCTTGCCGGGATCGGGAGCGGCTCGACGGCGACCGCCAGCGCCAAGCTCGTGGGCGGCCAGCCAGGCATCCTCTTCGGAAGCTCGATCGCGGGCGCGGGGGACGTCAACGGCGATGGCTTCAGCGATCTCACCGTCGGCTCGGCGTTCTACTCCGACCCAGAGACTGATGAGGGTGCGGTGCTCGTCTTCCATGGCTCCGCAACGGGCATCTCGAGCGGCTCACTCGCGAGCGCCAACACGAAGATCGAATCGAACGTGACGGGTGTGCTGCTCGGACAGGACGCACTCGCCAGCGCGGGAGATTTCAATGGGGACGGCTACGACGACCTTTTGATCGGCAGCACCACCTGGGTGGGTCCCGGCTCGAACAAGGGCGAGGTCTTCCTCTATCGCGGGGGGGCGAGCGGCATTCCGAGCGGCTCGCTGGCGAACGCCGACGCGACCTTCCAAGGAGCGGACTCTGGGGCAGGTCTGGGCGGCGCAGCCTCCAACATCGGCGACGTGAACAGCGACGGCTTCCCCGACCTCGCGTTCGGCGCGGTCGGAGAGCCTCCAGGCAGCCCGGAGGGAGCCGTCTATGTCCTGCTCGGGAACCACCCCTTCGCGCCGAGCTGGACGATGCTCTCTGGCGTCACCGCCGGGCCCCCGAACAAGGGGCCGTTGTTCGGGTTCTCGGTCGCGGGTGTGGACGCGAACGGGGACGGCTATTCCGACCTGCTCGTCGGCGCGCCCACCATCCTGGTTGGCGCGGGAAGCCCGGGCGCGGCCTACCTTTTCTACGGGAACCAGCTCGACCCGGGCCGCGCGGTGCGCCTGCGCCAGCGGCGCGCGGACACTGCGAGCGCCCAGCTTGCACCGCTCGGCCGCGCGGTGACGAATGGCTTCAGCGCCGAGGTGACTGCGTGGGGTCCGAACGGCCGTGGCCGCGTCGCCGCGACCTTCCAGGCCTGCCCGAGGGGCACGCCGTTCGGCGGGGTGAGCTGCACCTCGCTGACCACTCCCTATTCAGCGGTCACTGCGAGCCCGCCGACGGCCCTGCTCACGACCACGTTCTCGGGGCTCGCCGCGAACACACTCTACCACTGGCGCGCGCGCCTGCTCTACGCAGACGCCACCGGAGTCACTCCTGCGTTCCCGTCGCACGGCCCATGGCACACGCCCGGCGCTCGCGCCGCGCTCGAAGACGTCCGCACCGGCGCCGACACCGACGGCGACGGCGTGCCCGACGCCGTCGACAATTGCCCGCTCGTCCAGAACCCCGGTCAGCAGGACACGGGCGGCCTGGGTGCCGGCAGCCCGCCCGACAAGATCGGCGACGCCTGTCAGTGCGGCAGCGTGGCCGGCGACGGCCACGTCGATGCGAGCGACGTGGCCGCGTACCGGGCTGCGCTCGCGAACCCGAGCGGCGCGCCACTCACTCCGGCCGCCCAGACGCGCTGCCGCCTGTTGGGCCGGACCGGCGGCTGTGACGTCCGGCAAGTCACTGCCCTCCGCCGCGCGATCGCCTCGCCTTCGCTCGCGCCCATTCAGTCCGGGCCGGCGGCACAGTTCTGTGTCGCGGCGCTGGGCTCCTAG
- a CDS encoding FeoA family protein has translation MRGVQGYASDESADEAIPLVSLPVGVPARIVAPPPGRAISRRLGDLGFVPGTELAIVRRAPFGDPIELEIRGYRLCLRAEQMVDIRVTPR, from the coding sequence ATGCGCGGCGTGCAAGGCTACGCGAGCGACGAGTCGGCGGACGAGGCCATTCCCCTCGTCTCGCTTCCGGTCGGGGTGCCGGCGCGGATCGTGGCGCCCCCGCCCGGGCGCGCCATTTCGAGGCGCCTGGGCGACCTGGGCTTCGTGCCCGGCACCGAGCTCGCGATCGTGCGCCGCGCGCCGTTCGGCGACCCGATCGAGCTCGAGATCCGCGGCTACCGGCTGTGCCTGCGCGCCGAGCAGATGGTCGACATCAGAGTCACTCCTCGATGA
- a CDS encoding 3'-5' exonuclease — translation MPGLRHPMLRIAPVSDELYAVSELLVPELSQKRIWLFDLEATGLDTTKERVTQIAGCMFEGGQIREETAFTTLVWPGEGIEIPKIVQELTGITLERLHGAPEFPEAWRSHLAAARGADFWLGQSVFEFDVPLLEAEFVRHRMPQELPATLDSVVLATWLLGPPEERWSTSKLLARFQVDTVGLRRHDALDDVKILGRLLQPMLRLAGETHGDRVEIPASQPLEIKRHPPVKS, via the coding sequence GTGCCCGGCCTGAGACACCCGATGCTGCGCATCGCGCCAGTCTCCGACGAGCTCTACGCGGTCTCCGAGCTCTTGGTGCCCGAGCTGTCGCAGAAGCGCATCTGGCTGTTCGACCTCGAGGCGACGGGCCTCGACACGACGAAGGAACGCGTGACTCAGATCGCCGGCTGCATGTTCGAAGGCGGCCAGATCCGCGAGGAGACCGCGTTCACCACGCTGGTCTGGCCCGGCGAGGGCATCGAGATCCCGAAGATCGTGCAGGAGCTGACCGGGATCACGCTCGAACGCCTGCACGGCGCGCCCGAGTTCCCCGAAGCCTGGCGCAGTCACCTCGCGGCCGCACGCGGCGCCGACTTCTGGCTCGGCCAGAGCGTGTTCGAGTTCGACGTGCCGTTGCTCGAGGCCGAGTTCGTGCGCCACCGCATGCCGCAAGAGCTGCCGGCGACGCTCGACTCGGTGGTGCTCGCGACCTGGCTGCTCGGTCCGCCCGAGGAGCGCTGGAGCACTTCGAAGCTGCTCGCGCGCTTCCAGGTCGACACCGTCGGCCTGCGCCGCCACGACGCGCTCGACGACGTGAAGATCCTGGGCCGCCTGCTCCAGCCGATGCTGCGGCTCGCGGGCGAGACTCACGGCGACCGCGTCGAGATACCGGCCAGTCAGCCGCTCGAGATTAAACGTCACCCACCTGTCAAGTCTTGA
- a CDS encoding FdhF/YdeP family oxidoreductase → MADSPRRKRSAAAGPAALLSTLEQVRELGVGRALSLLSRLNQVEGFDCPGCAWPEQTPRHRIEFCENGAKAVAHEARPARVTRELFARFSVAELAAQEDVWLEAQGRLTEPMRLAPGASHYAPIGWDEAFAAIAAHLHALESPDEAVFYTSGRTSNEAAFLWQLFARAFGTNNLPDCSNMCHESSGTGLTEVIGEGKGTVGLDDFALCDAIFVLGQNPGSNHPRMLTVLQAAKRRGCAIVSINPLRERGVTAFANPQELRGLLGFGTALADLFVQVRVGGDVALLQGVSKCVLELEDAAPRTVLDRDFIATHTQGFDAWRRALAGRSFEELERNSGVTRAAMREVAELYARSRAVIACWAMGLTQHEHGVANVQELVNLLLLRGNIGRPGAGPCPVRGHSNVQGDRTMGIWERPAPEFLARLGAEFGFEPPAKHGLDAVATIQALHAGRARVFIGLGGNFATATPDTPFTHEALRRAELTVHVSTTLNRSHLVHGREALILPALGRTERDTQNGVDQFVTVEDSMRSVHRSQGRLEPAGPGLRSEPAIVAGLARAVLGDAGIPWSSLAADYDRVRERIARVIPGFEDMNRRVREGGGFVLPSHAGRRAFRTATGRAHFTVQEPPDASLPEGQLWMTTIRSHDQFNTTIYGDDDRYREIHGQRRVVLLHPDEIARAGLEAGQAVVLTSHWRGETRSLSGFRVLPYDLPLGCAATYFPEANALVPVGSYAARSRTPAYKSVPIRVQAAPV, encoded by the coding sequence ATGGCTGACTCGCCCCGCCGCAAGCGCTCCGCCGCGGCCGGCCCCGCCGCGCTGCTCTCCACGCTCGAGCAGGTGCGCGAGCTGGGCGTGGGGCGCGCGCTGTCGCTGCTCTCGCGCTTGAACCAGGTCGAGGGCTTCGACTGCCCGGGCTGCGCCTGGCCCGAGCAGACGCCCCGCCACCGCATCGAATTCTGCGAGAACGGCGCGAAGGCGGTCGCGCACGAGGCGCGACCTGCGCGTGTCACGCGCGAGCTGTTCGCGCGCTTCTCGGTCGCCGAGCTGGCCGCGCAGGAAGACGTGTGGCTCGAGGCGCAGGGCCGGCTCACCGAGCCCATGCGGCTGGCGCCGGGCGCGAGTCACTACGCGCCCATCGGCTGGGACGAGGCCTTCGCCGCCATCGCCGCGCACCTGCACGCGCTGGAATCGCCCGACGAGGCGGTGTTCTACACCTCGGGTCGCACCAGCAACGAGGCCGCCTTCCTGTGGCAGCTGTTCGCGCGCGCGTTCGGCACCAACAACCTGCCCGACTGCTCGAACATGTGTCACGAGTCGAGCGGCACGGGACTCACCGAAGTGATCGGCGAAGGCAAGGGCACGGTCGGGCTCGACGACTTCGCGCTCTGCGACGCCATCTTCGTGCTGGGCCAGAACCCCGGCTCGAACCACCCGCGCATGCTCACGGTGCTGCAGGCCGCCAAACGCCGGGGCTGTGCGATCGTGAGCATCAACCCGCTGCGCGAGCGGGGAGTCACCGCCTTCGCCAATCCGCAGGAGCTGCGCGGGCTGCTCGGCTTCGGCACCGCGCTCGCGGACCTGTTCGTGCAAGTGCGCGTGGGCGGCGACGTGGCGCTCCTGCAGGGCGTCTCGAAGTGCGTGCTCGAGCTCGAGGACGCCGCGCCGCGCACGGTGCTCGACCGCGACTTCATCGCGACCCACACCCAGGGCTTCGACGCCTGGCGCCGCGCGCTCGCGGGCCGCTCGTTCGAGGAGCTCGAGCGCAACTCCGGTGTGACTCGCGCGGCCATGCGCGAGGTGGCCGAGCTGTATGCGCGCTCGCGGGCGGTGATCGCCTGCTGGGCGATGGGACTCACCCAACACGAGCACGGCGTGGCCAACGTGCAGGAGCTCGTGAACCTCTTGCTCCTGCGCGGCAACATCGGCCGGCCGGGTGCGGGCCCGTGCCCGGTGCGCGGCCACAGCAACGTGCAGGGCGACCGCACGATGGGCATCTGGGAGCGGCCCGCGCCCGAGTTCCTGGCCCGGCTGGGCGCGGAGTTCGGCTTCGAGCCGCCCGCCAAGCACGGGCTCGACGCGGTGGCCACGATCCAGGCGCTGCACGCGGGCCGCGCGCGCGTGTTCATCGGGCTGGGCGGGAACTTCGCCACGGCCACGCCCGACACCCCGTTCACGCACGAGGCGCTGCGCCGCGCCGAGCTCACCGTGCACGTGTCGACCACGCTCAACCGCTCGCACCTGGTGCACGGCCGCGAGGCGCTGATCCTGCCTGCGCTGGGCCGCACCGAGCGCGATACACAGAACGGTGTCGACCAGTTCGTGACCGTCGAGGACTCGATGCGCTCGGTGCACCGCTCGCAGGGCCGGCTCGAGCCCGCGGGGCCGGGGCTGCGCAGCGAGCCCGCGATCGTGGCGGGGCTGGCGCGCGCCGTGCTGGGCGACGCAGGCATTCCCTGGTCGTCGCTCGCCGCCGACTACGACCGGGTGCGCGAGCGCATCGCGCGCGTGATCCCCGGCTTCGAGGACATGAACCGCCGCGTGCGCGAGGGCGGCGGGTTCGTGCTGCCGAGTCACGCCGGGCGCCGCGCCTTCCGCACGGCGACCGGCCGCGCGCACTTCACCGTCCAGGAGCCGCCCGACGCGTCGCTGCCCGAGGGCCAGCTGTGGATGACGACCATCCGCAGTCACGACCAGTTCAACACCACGATCTACGGCGACGACGACCGCTACCGCGAGATCCACGGCCAGCGGCGCGTGGTGCTGCTGCACCCCGACGAGATCGCGCGCGCGGGGCTCGAGGCCGGCCAGGCGGTCGTGCTCACGAGTCACTGGCGCGGCGAGACGCGCAGCCTGTCCGGCTTCCGCGTGCTGCCCTACGACCTGCCGCTCGGCTGCGCGGCCACCTACTTCCCGGAAGCCAACGCGCTGGTGCCCGTCGGCTCCTACGCCGCGCGCAGCCGCACGCCCGCGTACAAGTCCGTGCCGATCCGCGTGCAGGCGGCCCCGGTCTAG